The genomic stretch GAAAGGCGTTAACCAGGGCAAACTTCGCCTCGCTTCCTCCAGAACGGCTAAGTATGTCATTCCTCGCCTGTTGCCGTCCTTCTATCAGGCATATCCGGAAATTGAACTATCGCTCAAAATCACCTCGCGCTCAAGCGTACTACAGCGATTAGAAAACCATCAAGACGACCTCTACATTCTGAGCTATCCCCCAAAATCGGATGCAGTTGAGGCTCATGCCTTCCTGGGCAATCCCTTGGTGGTCATTGCGCCGATCGATCATCCACTCGCACGGGAAAAGACCATTTCGCTTCAGGCATTGAAGGAAGAATCCTGGGTTTTACGAGAACCGGGGTCAGCCACTCGTATGGCAACCGATCGCTTGTTTCAGAAACACGACTTTTGCAGCAGAACTCGGATGGAGCTAAACAGCAATGAGGCAATTAAACAGGCAGTCATCGCCGGAATAGGGCTATCTGTCGTGTCGCTTCACAGTTTGCGATCGCTGCGTTTCTCCCCAACCCTAACCTGTTTGAATGTAGAAGGATTTCCGCTTTATCAGCAGTGGTATGCCGTCTTTCGCAAAGACAAATTCCTGCCGACGACCGCCAAGCTATTTCTGGAGCATCTGATCAAACACAGCCACAGCGAATGCCAGGTTGCCCCTGAAGTTTTGCGGCAGGGAAACAGCAATCTGTGGGGTACTCCTGTACTGGCGGGATTACCCTGATTATTTTCAATTCATCTAGCGGAACAACCGTGGCGCGATCGTCATGACCTGGTCGTAGCAGTACCGGGCAGGACTCATAATGATTGCCCCTGGTTCTAATCTATCCTCATGCAGGCGGCTGATTGGTTTATTTGCCGCTGCGCTCAGCGTTATAGCCTGGCTTCACGGTACCGTGACCAAAACCATAGATTAATTTCTATGTAAACAAGAATTTTTTTCTTGACTGCTCTATAAGTAATCCTACCCAGAGTAGCGTACAGTTAAGAATATCCAAACGAACTAATGATTACGATTTAGTTTTTCAGACCTTGTAATTACTCAGCGCTTATTCTCGGCAGTTTGTTGCTGAGAGTGTCTTGAGAATACGATCGCAAATGCCAAATTTCATTCTCCATTCGATTTCTATCCATAACCGATCCTGTATCTACGGGATAGGCTGCTTATCGTTAGCTTGATCTACCATTCATTTCCCTTGTTATGGCAGTCATCAATCTCATCCGGTTTAGCAACTTCCGAGGGGATATCTTCGGCGGTATCGTGGCCACTGTTTTCCCATGACCTCGGTCTACAGGTGCCTGTACAACACCTGTGCTGTAGGGATGTGTGCTGTAGGAATAAAGCATCTCATTCTTACTCCCCTTAACTCTTTAAGGTTCATTTAGTTGTTTATTGCAATACTTCTCGTCAGAGGAGGCATAAGGAGGTATTCGTGGATTTTTTGTCCTTCTTTTTAATGGACTTCGTTAAGCAATTACAGTCCCCAACACTCGGTTTTCTGATCGGGGGTATGGTGATTGCTGCTCTGGGTAGCGAACTGGTCATTCCAGAGGCAATTTGTCAGATCATCGTCTTCATGCTGCTCGCCAGAATCGGTCTGAGCGGGGGAATTGCAATCCGCAACTCAAACCTGACAGAGATGATTCTACCCGCAGCGTTTTCTGTTGTGGTGGGGATTCTGGTTGTATTCATCGCGCGCTACACGCTGGCTAAGCTGCCGAAGGTCAAAACTGTAGATGCGATCGCGACCGGGGGATTGTTTGGTGCGGTGAGTGGCTCTACCATGGCTGCTGCCCTGACCCTACTGGATGAACAAAGCATCCCCTACGAGGCATGGGCTGGCGCACTCTATCCCTTCATGGATATTCCAGCACTCGTCACGGCGATCGTAGTTGCCAATATCTATCTCAACAAGAAGAAGCGTAAGGCAGCAGGCGCGTCCCTCAGCAAGCAGGAGTATTCTAGCCCCGCAGAAGAATACACCGGCACCGCAGGCGCAGCTCTCAGTCCCGCAGGCGCACCGCTTCCCGTGGGCACGTCCTTTAATATCACAGGCGATTCTCCGACCGCAGGCACGTCTTCCGGTTCCGCAGGCGATTATCCCGCTACCCGACAGGAGTATCGCAAGCAGAAGTCTTCTGAAGATAACCGGGTCAAAATCTGGCCCATCGTGCAAGAAAGTCTTCAGGGTCCTGCTCTATCAGCAATGTTGCTTGGCGTTGCGCTTGGCATCCTGACCCGACCGGAAAGTGTTTACGAAAGCTTCTACGACCCCCTCTTCCGCGGTTTGCTTTCGATCTTGATGCTGGTGATGGGAATGGAAGCCTGGTCAAGAATTGGCGAACTCCGCAAAGTGGCTCAGTGGTACGTTGTGTACAGCATAGTGGCACCGTTTGTGCATGGACTCCTTGCCTTCGGTCTTGGCATGATTGCCCACTACACGATGGGATTCAGCATGGGCGGCGTGGTTGTCCTGGCGGTCATCGCTTCCTCTAGTTCAGACATCTCAGGTCCGCCGACGCTGCGAGCCGGTATCCCGTCTGCCAATCCTTCCGCTTACATTGGTGCCTCCACAGCCATCGGTACGCCTGTTGCGATCGGTTTGTGTATCCCGTTCTTCATCGGGCTTGCCCAGACGATCGGCAGCAACTAATTCCAGGCGAGTCTTGGTTTGTCGGTGCTCCCTTGTTTCGGCAGACCAAGTCGATCAAAATACAAAATAGATACATTGGTACGGAGGTAAACAACATGGCAAAGCCAGCCAAAAAGCTTGTCATCGTCACGGAAAAGATTCTGCTGAAAAAGATCGCCAGTATTATCGAAGAAGCCGGGGCAACGGGTTATACGGTTCTGGAGACTGGCGGGAAAGGGAGCCGCAACGTGCGATCGACGGGACAGCCTAACGTTTCTGACACGCAGGCGAATATCAAGTTCGAGGTACTCACCCCGGATCGGGATATGGCAGAGAATATTGCGGATCAGGTCGCAGTCAAGTTTTTCCTCGATTTTGCGGGCATGATTTATATCTGTGACGCGGAAGTCCTCTATGGGCACAGTTTCTGTGGTCCAGAAGGCTGTTAAATCGAGAACGATGCAAGCCAAAGAAGCCGGGGTTACTCACCTCGGTTTTTTAGTGACTGTTATCCCGGAACACCCATTCCTCGATAAAGGCACTATACAAATATCCCTATCAGGCGTTTCCCTATGAGCAATTGATCACAGAGAACCGTCGTTGCGATCGCCGGAGGACTCGAACAATCGAAACTCTCTTGTCGTAGAGCCATGGTGTGCGGCTTAGAATAGGGGGACGTAGCCAATCCTGAAAGAATGGGCATTTTAAGGTGAGATGAATGCAGGATGGATCATGGCGAATCACCTTAAAATTGCGACCTGGAATGTTAATCGCCCAAAGCAGGGAGGATGGAAGAACAATCCAACCATTCTGACGAAAATTCGAGAAGTTGCTGCTGATATTTGGATTTTGACAGAAACGAATTGCGTCATTTCTCCAGGCGAGAGCTACCAGTCGATCGCGACTCAGCCTGATCCGTCTCATTCAGCAGGCGAGAATTGCACGACAATCTGGTCACACTATCCAATTAAGCAGACTTTAGCAACGAAGGACTCACAGATAGCGGTATGTGCTGAGGTTGATTTGGGGAATTCGATCGACCCTCTCTTGGTCTATGGCACGATTATCACCTGGGCACATGATGGAGTTCTCAGCAAAGAAGCCACGATGTGGCAACGGCATTATGAGTCGATCGCATGGCACAGTGAAGATTGGGCAAAACTGAGCCAGGATGTTCCATTCTGTGTAGCAGGGGATTTTAATGAGGCATTGAGTGAGCCATATTGTTATGGAACTCAGCAGGGGCGTACTCTACTCAACGAAGCCTTGGAGCGGAGTAATCTGGTTTGTGTCACAGCAGGTAGTGAACTGGGCTACAACATCGACCATATTTGCTTGAGTGCAGATTGGGCAGGACGAGTGATGGATGTGGAGAAATGGCAGGCTTTTCGAGAGGATGGAAAGCCCGTCAGCGATCATTGTGGCATCACGGTTACGTTGAAGTTAGATTAGAGGAGCAAGGACTTCGTCTAAGTTCGCCTGTTCGTTCCAGAAGGTTTTTGGGGAGAATGCTGTGCATGTCTAAACTTATTTATTGGGTTGCCTGTACAGTCGATCGCTTTATTGCCCGCGAAGACGGCTCGTTCGACTTCTTTTTAATGGAGGGAGAACACGTTGCGGATTTGCTTTCTGCGTTTCCTGAAACGATTCCAGGATATTTGCGAGGAACGTTGGGTATTACGGCTGACAATCAACACTTCGATAGCGTTTTGATGGGACGCAGAACTTATGAAGTTGGCGTGAAAGAGGGAATTACAAATCCCTACCCGCAGATGAAGCAGTATCTTTTCTCCCGTACTCTCCAGCAAAGCCCTGACCCAAGCGTTGAATTAGTTCTGTCTGACCCAGTCGCATTTGTGCGAGAACTCAAGCAGCAACCCGGCAAAGATATTTGGTTGTGTGGTGGTGGAGATCTAGCTACCGTCCTCTTTCCCGCGATCGATGAGATAATTCTGAAAGTACATCCCTTTCTCCTTGGCTCCGGGATTCCACTCTTCTCAGGAACAATTCCACTCACTTCTCTGGAAT from Leptolyngbya ohadii IS1 encodes the following:
- a CDS encoding sodium-dependent bicarbonate transport family permease gives rise to the protein MDFLSFFLMDFVKQLQSPTLGFLIGGMVIAALGSELVIPEAICQIIVFMLLARIGLSGGIAIRNSNLTEMILPAAFSVVVGILVVFIARYTLAKLPKVKTVDAIATGGLFGAVSGSTMAAALTLLDEQSIPYEAWAGALYPFMDIPALVTAIVVANIYLNKKKRKAAGASLSKQEYSSPAEEYTGTAGAALSPAGAPLPVGTSFNITGDSPTAGTSSGSAGDYPATRQEYRKQKSSEDNRVKIWPIVQESLQGPALSAMLLGVALGILTRPESVYESFYDPLFRGLLSILMLVMGMEAWSRIGELRKVAQWYVVYSIVAPFVHGLLAFGLGMIAHYTMGFSMGGVVVLAVIASSSSDISGPPTLRAGIPSANPSAYIGASTAIGTPVAIGLCIPFFIGLAQTIGSN
- a CDS encoding dihydrofolate reductase family protein, which encodes MSKLIYWVACTVDRFIAREDGSFDFFLMEGEHVADLLSAFPETIPGYLRGTLGITADNQHFDSVLMGRRTYEVGVKEGITNPYPQMKQYLFSRTLQQSPDPSVELVLSDPVAFVRELKQQPGKDIWLCGGGDLATVLFPAIDEIILKVHPFLLGSGIPLFSGTIPLTSLELTDSKIYKNSFMLLHYHVNH
- a CDS encoding P-II family nitrogen regulator, producing MAKPAKKLVIVTEKILLKKIASIIEEAGATGYTVLETGGKGSRNVRSTGQPNVSDTQANIKFEVLTPDRDMAENIADQVAVKFFLDFAGMIYICDAEVLYGHSFCGPEGC
- a CDS encoding LysR family transcriptional regulator, coding for MDHPVKQNAAPKRELHQSVTLHQLEVFAATCRNASFSRAADEFSLTQPTISMQVKHLSQVVGLPLLEMIGKQIYPTEAGEEVLKASQAIFERLEQFQFALNELKGVNQGKLRLASSRTAKYVIPRLLPSFYQAYPEIELSLKITSRSSVLQRLENHQDDLYILSYPPKSDAVEAHAFLGNPLVVIAPIDHPLAREKTISLQALKEESWVLREPGSATRMATDRLFQKHDFCSRTRMELNSNEAIKQAVIAGIGLSVVSLHSLRSLRFSPTLTCLNVEGFPLYQQWYAVFRKDKFLPTTAKLFLEHLIKHSHSECQVAPEVLRQGNSNLWGTPVLAGLP
- a CDS encoding endonuclease/exonuclease/phosphatase family protein; protein product: MANHLKIATWNVNRPKQGGWKNNPTILTKIREVAADIWILTETNCVISPGESYQSIATQPDPSHSAGENCTTIWSHYPIKQTLATKDSQIAVCAEVDLGNSIDPLLVYGTIITWAHDGVLSKEATMWQRHYESIAWHSEDWAKLSQDVPFCVAGDFNEALSEPYCYGTQQGRTLLNEALERSNLVCVTAGSELGYNIDHICLSADWAGRVMDVEKWQAFREDGKPVSDHCGITVTLKLD